In Neisseriaceae bacterium CLB008, one genomic interval encodes:
- a CDS encoding monooxygenase gives MKGMTVSQKLLQIDFPTDGPFGAEMSAAFKELAQSIATEPGMIWKIWTENAATQEAGGVYLFADLASLERYLSMHTARLTSFGVTGIRSKIFDVNEPLSALTHFTLNQ, from the coding sequence ATGAAAGGAATGACTGTGTCGCAAAAATTATTGCAGATTGATTTTCCTACCGATGGACCGTTTGGTGCCGAGATGAGCGCAGCCTTTAAAGAGCTGGCTCAAAGCATCGCCACCGAGCCGGGCATGATTTGGAAAATATGGACGGAAAATGCCGCTACCCAAGAGGCTGGCGGCGTGTATTTATTTGCGGATTTGGCCAGCTTAGAGCGTTATTTAAGCATGCATACGGCACGCCTGACGTCATTTGGCGTGACCGGCATACGCAGTAAAATTTTTGACGTGAACGAGCCCCTCAGCGCGCTCACCCACTTTACCCTAAATCAATGA
- the fba gene encoding class II fructose-bisphosphate aldolase (catalyzes the reversible aldol condensation of dihydroxyacetonephosphate and glyceraldehyde 3-phosphate in the Calvin cycle, glycolysis, and/or gluconeogenesis) has translation MALVSMRQLLDHAAEHAYGLPAFNVNNLEQMRAIMEAADKVNAPVIVQASAGARKYAGAPFLRHLILAAVEEFPHIPVVMHQDHGTSPAICQRSIQLGFSSVMMDGSLMSDGKTPADYDYNVGVTRTVVDFAHACGVSVEGELGCLGSLETGMAGEEDGVGAEGVMDESQLLTDPEEAADFVKATGVDALAIAIGTSHGAYKFTKQPTGDVLRIDRIKAIHERIPNTHLVMHGSSSVPQEWLAVINEFGGDMPETYGVPVSEIVEGIKNGVRKVNIDTDLRLASTGAVRRFLAQNPSEFDPRKFLQVSTNAMRDLCVERYLAFGCEGMASKVKPVSLDAMSMAYERGELKQLVK, from the coding sequence ATGGCACTGGTATCAATGCGCCAATTACTGGACCATGCTGCAGAACATGCATACGGTTTGCCAGCATTTAACGTTAACAATTTGGAGCAAATGCGCGCCATCATGGAGGCTGCTGACAAGGTGAATGCCCCTGTGATCGTTCAGGCCAGCGCCGGTGCGCGTAAATATGCGGGTGCACCGTTTTTACGTCATTTGATTTTGGCCGCGGTTGAAGAATTCCCCCACATCCCAGTGGTGATGCATCAAGACCACGGCACCAGCCCCGCCATTTGCCAACGTTCGATTCAATTGGGCTTCAGCTCAGTGATGATGGACGGCAGCTTAATGTCTGATGGCAAAACCCCTGCTGATTACGACTACAACGTCGGCGTGACGCGTACCGTGGTTGATTTCGCCCATGCATGTGGCGTGTCGGTTGAAGGTGAGTTAGGCTGTCTGGGCAGCTTAGAAACCGGCATGGCCGGTGAAGAAGACGGCGTCGGCGCAGAAGGCGTGATGGATGAAAGCCAACTGTTGACCGATCCTGAAGAAGCGGCTGACTTTGTGAAAGCCACTGGCGTAGATGCTTTGGCGATTGCCATCGGGACCAGCCATGGTGCCTACAAATTCACCAAACAGCCTACTGGCGACGTTTTGCGTATTGACCGCATCAAGGCGATCCACGAACGCATCCCAAATACCCACTTGGTGATGCACGGCTCAAGCTCTGTGCCCCAAGAATGGTTGGCGGTGATCAATGAGTTCGGTGGCGACATGCCTGAAACCTACGGCGTGCCGGTGTCTGAAATCGTTGAAGGCATTAAAAACGGCGTGCGTAAAGTGAACATCGACACCGATTTGCGTTTGGCCAGCACGGGCGCGGTTCGTCGCTTCTTGGCACAAAACCCAAGCGAATTTGACCCACGTAAATTCTTGCAGGTGAGCACCAACGCCATGCGCGATCTATGCGTAGAACGCTACTTAGCCTTTGGTTGTGAAGGCATGGCGAGCAAGGTAAAACCTGTCTCATTAGACGCGATGTCTATGGCCTATGAGCGCGGCGAATTGAAACAGTTGGTTAAATAA
- a CDS encoding lipoate--protein ligase, translating into MNSLRLLISDSYDPWFNLAVEECIFRQMDPGHKVLFLWRNADTVVIGRAQNPWKECNTRKMAADGVKLARRSSGGGAVFQDLGNTCFTFMAGKPGYDKTVSTNLILAALAKLGLNAEASGRNDLLVKTAEGDRKVSGSAYRETKDRGFHHGTLLIETDLNRLSDYLNPDPKKLQAKGITSVRARVANLVEIVPDVSHEAIVTAITEAFFEYYGERVAAEHISPAALPDLPNFVAQFEKQSSWDWNFGQAPSFIHELSERFSWGGIELFFDVDRGLLSRAQLFTDSLYPEVFEALAERLVGTAYQPEAIVQVVLDEAAMQPQRASELGELAQWLRHALS; encoded by the coding sequence ATGAATTCATTACGCCTGTTGATTTCAGACTCCTACGACCCTTGGTTTAACCTCGCGGTTGAAGAGTGCATTTTTCGCCAAATGGACCCTGGCCATAAAGTATTGTTTTTATGGCGAAATGCCGATACGGTGGTGATTGGGCGCGCCCAAAATCCTTGGAAAGAATGCAATACCCGTAAAATGGCGGCAGATGGGGTGAAATTAGCCCGGCGCAGCAGTGGCGGTGGTGCGGTCTTTCAAGATTTAGGCAATACCTGCTTTACCTTTATGGCCGGCAAGCCTGGCTACGATAAGACGGTGTCGACGAATTTGATCTTGGCCGCCTTGGCCAAATTGGGCTTGAATGCAGAAGCCTCAGGCCGTAATGATTTGCTGGTGAAAACCGCTGAAGGAGACCGTAAGGTCTCCGGTTCGGCCTATCGTGAAACCAAAGATAGAGGCTTTCATCATGGCACGTTATTGATTGAGACAGACTTAAATCGATTAAGCGATTACTTAAACCCTGACCCCAAAAAACTACAGGCCAAAGGCATCACGTCCGTGCGCGCCCGAGTGGCTAATCTGGTTGAAATTGTGCCAGATGTGTCGCATGAGGCCATCGTGACGGCCATCACCGAGGCATTTTTTGAATACTATGGTGAGCGAGTGGCGGCTGAACATATTTCGCCGGCAGCATTGCCTGATTTGCCTAATTTTGTGGCCCAATTTGAAAAACAAAGCAGTTGGGACTGGAATTTTGGCCAAGCGCCCTCATTTATTCATGAGTTGAGTGAGCGTTTTAGCTGGGGCGGCATTGAGCTCTTCTTTGATGTGGATAGAGGCCTTCTATCACGTGCTCAGCTGTTTACCGACAGCCTTTATCCTGAGGTGTTTGAAGCATTGGCCGAACGGCTGGTGGGCACGGCTTATCAGCCAGAGGCGATTGTTCAAGTCGTGCTTGATGAGGCGGCAATGCAGCCGCAGCGCGCATCGGAGCTCGGCGAATTGGCTCAATGGCTACGTCATGCCTTAAGTTAG
- a CDS encoding O-antigen ligase family protein has product MIRNNYFKHFATFGMMIFIGLNMLPIGKLRGYEVGAIVLLLTALVFLFSPARKKIRLNRSDKWLLLAGFTYVLVSCAEVWLDNQPIRGYDHASRYLLSLPIFLLLLVYPPQAKHFFQAAAFGGLLLGITSIYYRLFLGQPSTMGLLSIQYACFSMVIAAISLSGIGYFYQCRRVACCLMSLLGSALAVVAVFLSGSRGSWASIFIILALMFWTYRHILKLKLMMLILAIVMALCTSLYWAPQTKVKVRVEQAFVDVEQWQDNQIRSSLGDRFVMWDNAIELAQERWLTGWGAQGFMAEKERLYQQGELSKVVQSYAHPHHEFLNAWVKRGLAGAITLLLMYIVPILTFKRYLHQGYPVALRSVALASISVPICFMIAGFSQTIFAHNSGVLFYVVAITISWSILKGAVYEQTGAAASGR; this is encoded by the coding sequence ATGATTAGAAACAACTATTTTAAACATTTTGCAACGTTTGGGATGATGATCTTCATTGGTCTGAATATGCTGCCCATCGGTAAGCTACGTGGCTATGAAGTCGGCGCCATTGTGCTGTTATTGACGGCGTTGGTGTTTCTATTCAGTCCCGCACGCAAAAAAATTCGGCTGAATCGCTCGGATAAATGGTTGTTATTAGCAGGTTTTACTTATGTTTTAGTCAGTTGTGCCGAAGTATGGTTAGACAATCAGCCCATCCGCGGCTACGACCATGCCTCTCGTTATCTCCTCAGCCTCCCCATCTTTCTGTTATTGCTGGTTTACCCCCCCCAGGCCAAACATTTTTTTCAAGCGGCCGCATTTGGCGGCCTTTTGTTGGGCATCACCAGTATTTACTATAGGCTGTTCTTAGGCCAACCTTCCACCATGGGCCTATTGTCCATTCAATACGCTTGTTTCAGCATGGTCATCGCCGCCATCTCTCTTTCCGGCATCGGTTATTTTTATCAGTGCCGCCGCGTAGCGTGCTGTTTGATGAGCTTATTGGGCAGCGCCTTAGCGGTAGTGGCGGTATTCTTATCGGGCTCCCGTGGTTCGTGGGCGTCCATTTTTATCATTTTAGCGCTGATGTTCTGGACCTATCGTCACATTTTAAAGTTAAAATTGATGATGCTGATTTTGGCTATTGTGATGGCCTTGTGCACCAGCCTTTATTGGGCGCCGCAAACCAAAGTGAAAGTCCGCGTTGAGCAAGCATTTGTGGACGTTGAACAGTGGCAGGATAATCAAATTCGCAGCTCTTTAGGCGATCGGTTTGTGATGTGGGACAATGCCATTGAGCTGGCTCAAGAGCGTTGGTTAACTGGCTGGGGCGCACAAGGCTTTATGGCTGAAAAAGAACGCCTGTATCAGCAAGGCGAACTATCGAAAGTTGTTCAAAGCTATGCTCATCCTCATCACGAATTTTTAAACGCGTGGGTGAAACGCGGCTTAGCGGGGGCCATCACCTTATTGCTGATGTACATTGTGCCTATTCTGACCTTCAAGCGCTATTTACATCAGGGCTATCCCGTGGCGCTCAGAAGCGTGGCCTTGGCCAGCATCAGCGTGCCGATTTGCTTCATGATTGCGGGCTTTAGCCAGACCATTTTTGCCCACAACAGCGGCGTGCTGTTTTATGTGGTGGCCATTACCATAAGCTGGAGCATCTTGAAGGGCGCGGTTTATGAGCAAACCGGCGCAGCGGCTTCAGGGCGCTAG
- the speG gene encoding spermidine N1-acetyltransferase, with product MSDGVRLRPLEREDLAFVHTLKNNANIMSYWFEEAYESYVELLDLYNKHIHDRTERRFIVYNNESILGLVELVEIDYIHRRTEFQIIIDPKHQGHGYSKVATRLGIDYAFSVLNMHKLYLIVDVENEKAIHVYKQSGFRIEGELIDEFFVWGRYHNAYRMYLFQKEYIALKAHQS from the coding sequence ATGAGTGATGGTGTTCGGTTACGCCCACTAGAAAGAGAAGACTTAGCATTTGTCCACACGCTAAAGAACAACGCCAACATTATGTCGTACTGGTTTGAAGAGGCTTATGAGTCTTACGTTGAGCTGCTGGATTTATACAATAAACACATTCACGATCGCACCGAGCGGCGGTTTATTGTGTACAACAATGAGTCTATTTTAGGGCTGGTAGAATTGGTTGAAATTGACTACATTCATCGCCGTACCGAGTTTCAAATCATCATCGACCCTAAGCATCAGGGCCATGGCTACTCTAAAGTAGCGACCCGCTTGGGTATTGACTACGCTTTTTCCGTCTTGAATATGCACAAACTATATTTGATTGTAGACGTTGAGAATGAAAAAGCCATCCATGTGTATAAACAATCGGGCTTCAGAATTGAGGGGGAACTCATTGATGAGTTTTTCGTCTGGGGCCGTTATCATAATGCCTACCGAATGTATTTATTCCAAAAAGAATACATCGCTTTAAAAGCACATCAATCATGA
- a CDS encoding anaerobic ribonucleoside triphosphate reductase: MTEMIQKRDGRVEPFCVDKIAAAIFKAAEAVGGDNLGQAHELAEKVVSALGSECVLIESIQDEVERQLILAGHAKTAKAYILYRANRQRMREMNGALMQVFADLSSTDAADSDLKRENANIDADTAMGTMLKYGSEAAKKYYDLFVLQPQHAQAHQTGDIHIHDLDFLTLTTTCCQIDLKTLFAGGFGTGHGFLREPQSIHAYSALACIAIQSNQNDQHGGQSVPMFDFAMAAGVDKTHAKHYRDNVAKALALLTHEPVNKMIEACQARLGAGPGLADVSSYQQAEAEILKAFGLSTRLIDTLQAHVATASWQDTDKSTFQAMEALIHNLNTMHSRAGAQIPFSSINYGTDTSAAGRMVVRNLLLATERGLGQGETAIFPIQIFKVKDGVNGLPGDPNYDLLQLSCQVSAKRLFPNFSFIDAPFNAAFYRPDQPETEVAYMGCRTRVMGNVHDPERAIVSGRGNLSFTTINLPRLGLLHRQDVAGFYASLDQKIDLVVAQLWARYQIQAQKKVKNFPFLMGQGVWMDAQHLGPEDRIGEVLKHGTLTVGFIGLAECLKALCGAHHGESAEAQRLGLAIIGHMRARMDEYAQRYGLNYSLIATPAEGTAGRFVKMDRRRFGTIVGVTDRDYYTNSFHVPVYHSTTAFAKINVEAPYHALTNGGHITYVELDGDPSKNLSAFEKIIQAMKQAGIGYGSINHPVDRDPACGFTGIIDDECPQCGRSEGDGGPAFERIRRITGYLVGTLARFNDAKRAEERDRVKHQ, from the coding sequence ATGACGGAGATGATACAGAAAAGAGATGGTCGGGTAGAGCCTTTTTGTGTGGATAAAATAGCTGCGGCCATTTTTAAGGCGGCTGAGGCCGTGGGTGGTGACAACCTAGGTCAAGCCCATGAGCTGGCTGAAAAAGTGGTGTCGGCTCTAGGGTCGGAATGCGTGCTGATTGAATCCATCCAAGATGAGGTGGAGCGGCAGCTGATTTTAGCTGGTCACGCGAAGACGGCTAAGGCGTATATTCTGTATCGGGCGAATCGTCAGCGCATGCGCGAAATGAATGGGGCGTTGATGCAGGTGTTTGCCGACCTTTCCAGCACTGATGCGGCGGATTCTGATTTAAAGCGGGAAAATGCCAATATTGATGCCGATACGGCCATGGGTACCATGCTTAAATATGGTTCTGAGGCCGCCAAGAAATACTACGATCTATTCGTGCTGCAGCCACAGCATGCCCAAGCGCATCAGACGGGCGACATTCACATTCACGATTTGGATTTTTTAACTCTGACCACGACCTGTTGTCAGATCGACTTAAAAACGCTGTTTGCGGGCGGCTTTGGCACGGGCCATGGCTTTTTACGTGAGCCGCAAAGCATTCACGCCTACTCTGCCCTAGCCTGCATCGCCATACAGTCTAACCAAAATGATCAGCATGGTGGCCAATCGGTGCCCATGTTTGATTTTGCCATGGCTGCGGGTGTGGATAAAACCCATGCCAAGCACTATCGGGATAATGTGGCCAAAGCGCTGGCTTTGTTGACTCATGAGCCTGTGAATAAAATGATAGAGGCGTGTCAGGCGCGCTTGGGTGCCGGCCCTGGATTAGCTGATGTCTCGTCTTATCAACAGGCTGAAGCAGAAATCCTCAAGGCCTTTGGCTTATCCACAAGGCTCATCGACACGCTACAGGCACATGTGGCGACCGCTAGCTGGCAAGACACCGATAAGAGCACCTTCCAAGCTATGGAAGCCTTGATTCATAATCTCAACACCATGCATTCTCGAGCGGGCGCACAGATACCGTTTTCATCCATCAACTATGGTACCGATACATCGGCGGCTGGGCGTATGGTGGTGCGTAACCTATTATTGGCAACGGAGCGCGGTCTAGGACAAGGTGAAACTGCGATCTTCCCCATTCAAATCTTTAAGGTGAAGGATGGCGTGAATGGGTTGCCGGGCGATCCTAACTATGATTTATTGCAGTTAAGCTGTCAGGTCAGCGCTAAACGCCTATTTCCTAATTTTTCGTTTATTGATGCGCCTTTTAATGCGGCGTTCTATCGTCCCGATCAGCCAGAGACAGAAGTTGCTTATATGGGCTGTCGTACTCGGGTGATGGGTAATGTGCATGATCCTGAGCGCGCCATTGTCAGCGGTCGCGGTAATTTGAGCTTTACCACCATCAACCTACCACGCCTAGGCCTCTTACATCGGCAAGATGTGGCCGGTTTTTATGCGTCCTTGGACCAAAAAATTGATTTGGTGGTGGCTCAGCTGTGGGCACGCTATCAGATACAGGCACAGAAAAAAGTAAAGAATTTTCCCTTCCTCATGGGCCAAGGCGTGTGGATGGATGCCCAGCATTTAGGCCCTGAAGACCGTATTGGTGAGGTATTAAAGCACGGTACGCTGACTGTGGGCTTTATTGGCCTGGCAGAATGCCTTAAGGCCTTATGTGGGGCCCATCACGGCGAATCGGCCGAAGCGCAGCGCTTGGGTTTGGCGATTATTGGCCACATGCGTGCGCGCATGGATGAATATGCTCAGCGCTATGGCTTGAATTATTCCTTGATTGCCACGCCAGCAGAAGGCACTGCGGGGCGTTTTGTCAAAATGGATCGGCGTCGGTTTGGTACCATTGTTGGCGTCACGGATCGGGATTATTACACCAATAGCTTCCATGTCCCGGTCTATCATTCCACCACGGCTTTTGCCAAAATCAACGTCGAAGCGCCCTATCATGCATTGACCAATGGGGGCCACATCACCTATGTGGAGCTAGACGGTGACCCCAGTAAAAATCTGTCCGCGTTTGAAAAAATCATTCAGGCGATGAAGCAAGCAGGCATCGGCTATGGATCGATTAACCATCCGGTTGACCGTGATCCTGCGTGTGGCTTCACCGGCATCATTGATGATGAATGCCCCCAGTGTGGCCGCAGCGAAGGTGATGGTGGCCCAGCATTTGAACGCATCCGTCGCATCACCGGCTATTTGGTGGGGACGTTAGCGCGCTTTAATGACGCTAAGCGAGCGGAAGAGCGCGATCGAGTGAAGCATCAATAG
- the nrdG gene encoding anaerobic ribonucleoside-triphosphate reductase activating protein: protein MALLLNVAGVVPESIVDGPGLRLTVFTQGCRHHCRGCHNPKTWSMRPQNLWETSKIVSLVQNNPLLDGLTLSGGDPFEQVAACTELALAVKALGLNVVTYTGYTIEALLADPERRPLVLASDWLIDGRFEQSLKTLTQPFVGSSNQRMIDVGRYLAG from the coding sequence ATGGCGCTACTGTTAAATGTCGCCGGCGTGGTGCCTGAATCCATCGTTGACGGACCTGGGCTACGCTTGACCGTATTTACCCAGGGCTGTCGCCACCACTGTCGAGGTTGCCATAATCCCAAAACGTGGTCGATGCGCCCACAGAACTTATGGGAGACGAGCAAGATCGTGTCTTTAGTGCAGAACAATCCTCTTTTGGATGGGCTAACGCTCAGCGGCGGTGACCCATTTGAGCAGGTTGCGGCCTGCACAGAACTAGCTTTGGCTGTTAAAGCTTTGGGACTAAATGTGGTGACCTATACAGGCTATACCATTGAAGCCTTGTTGGCGGATCCAGAGCGTCGACCATTGGTATTGGCTTCAGACTGGTTGATTGACGGTCGTTTTGAACAAAGCCTAAAAACCTTAACGCAGCCTTTTGTAGGATCCAGCAATCAGCGCATGATTGACGTTGGGCGATATTTGGCGGGTTGA
- a CDS encoding LLM class flavin-dependent oxidoreductase produces the protein MVQYSILDLVPVTEGSSVAEAIAHSVAVAQQAEALGYHRYWVAEHHNMRSIASSATSVLIGHIASQTQSIRVGSGGVMLPNHSPMVIAEQFGTLETLYPGRIDLGLGRAPGTDQITMRALRRDINGSADQFPQDVAELQALLSDSSSLPYTATPGQGTNVPLYLLGSSLFSAQLAAKMGLPYAFAMHFAPKMMMQALDLYRSLFEPSAVLAKPHVILGTNVFVADTKLKAQYQFSSLQQRFLGLLRGQQGGLLPPPIDDITAVAAPHELMHMDSMLGASIVGDEAQVRHSIQALLAQTQADELMVTAQMYDHQDRLANFAKIAEILQDGHKA, from the coding sequence ATGGTGCAGTATTCAATTTTAGATTTGGTGCCGGTGACCGAAGGCAGTAGCGTGGCTGAGGCCATTGCACATTCCGTTGCGGTGGCACAACAGGCAGAGGCCTTGGGCTACCATCGCTACTGGGTGGCAGAGCATCACAATATGCGCAGCATTGCCAGTTCGGCAACGTCGGTGTTGATCGGCCACATTGCCAGCCAAACCCAGAGCATCCGAGTGGGCTCCGGTGGCGTGATGTTACCCAATCATTCACCGATGGTGATTGCTGAGCAATTTGGCACCCTAGAGACGCTATATCCCGGCCGTATCGATCTTGGCCTAGGCCGTGCGCCTGGAACGGATCAGATCACGATGAGGGCGCTGCGGCGCGACATCAATGGTAGTGCCGACCAGTTTCCGCAAGATGTGGCTGAATTACAGGCCTTGTTGAGCGACAGCAGCTCATTGCCTTATACCGCGACGCCAGGACAGGGCACCAATGTGCCGCTGTATCTGTTGGGCTCTAGCCTATTTAGTGCCCAATTAGCGGCCAAGATGGGTTTGCCGTATGCTTTTGCGATGCATTTTGCGCCGAAGATGATGATGCAGGCACTGGATTTGTATCGGTCCTTGTTTGAACCATCAGCCGTATTGGCTAAGCCCCACGTCATCCTTGGTACCAATGTTTTTGTGGCCGATACCAAGCTGAAGGCGCAATACCAGTTTTCCTCTTTACAGCAGCGTTTCTTAGGCTTGCTCAGAGGTCAGCAAGGCGGGCTATTGCCGCCCCCGATTGACGACATTACCGCCGTGGCAGCGCCGCATGAATTGATGCACATGGACAGCATGCTGGGGGCCTCGATCGTGGGTGATGAGGCGCAGGTGCGCCACAGCATTCAAGCACTGTTAGCCCAAACACAGGCGGACGAACTGATGGTGACGGCTCAGATGTATGATCACCAAGACAGGTTGGCCAACTTCGCTAAGATCGCTGAAATACTACAAGATGGACATAAGGCTTGA
- a CDS encoding TMEM165/GDT1 family protein produces MEAFLSSTLAVAIAEIGDKTQLLTLFLAARFSQRHAIILGILVATLINHAVSAYVGNWVIQFVPPNVIPWAVGLSFIAVGLWVLIPDKDEDASSGALKYGAFVATCVLFFIAEIGDKTQIATIVLAAKYQAPLAVVAGSTLGLMLANVPVVYCGKWIMDRIPLYLARYGACALFCLLGALTLVYG; encoded by the coding sequence ATGGAAGCTTTCTTATCTTCTACTCTAGCCGTGGCCATTGCCGAGATCGGTGACAAAACACAACTTCTGACATTATTTCTAGCCGCTCGTTTCAGCCAGCGCCACGCCATTATATTGGGCATTCTGGTGGCGACCTTAATCAACCATGCCGTCTCTGCCTATGTGGGCAACTGGGTGATTCAGTTTGTGCCGCCCAACGTCATTCCCTGGGCCGTTGGTTTAAGCTTTATTGCCGTGGGCTTGTGGGTGTTGATTCCCGATAAGGATGAGGATGCCAGCAGTGGCGCCTTAAAATACGGGGCCTTTGTGGCGACCTGCGTGCTGTTCTTCATTGCCGAAATCGGCGATAAAACCCAAATCGCCACCATTGTGTTGGCCGCAAAGTACCAGGCGCCATTGGCCGTTGTCGCAGGCAGCACCTTGGGGCTGATGTTGGCGAATGTGCCGGTGGTGTATTGTGGTAAATGGATTATGGACCGCATCCCATTGTATTTGGCGCGCTATGGCGCCTGTGCCTTATTTTGCTTACTGGGGGCATTAACTTTGGTGTATGGCTAA
- a CDS encoding LysE family translocator, whose amino-acid sequence MSLQLWLLYFPILIVLSAAPGPNMLLAFQHGSLYGVKKTLMTLAGLSTGLFILIALSLSGVAALSAEYPLAFELFKALGAIYLLYLGWQSWHQGQVNMSTEPQAYIVPVPKRMYRLGLAVSLSNPKAIIFFAAFLPKFINHDAPLMAQYSVLLLTFFIVETTWQLVYASSGKALSAWLLRGRRWQWFNRACALLFALVGCTILWDVLHKWMGS is encoded by the coding sequence ATGTCTTTACAGCTGTGGCTATTATATTTTCCCATTTTAATTGTGCTGTCCGCCGCGCCTGGCCCTAATATGTTATTAGCGTTTCAGCATGGCAGCCTCTATGGGGTGAAAAAGACGCTGATGACGCTGGCCGGCTTGAGTACCGGCCTGTTTATTTTAATTGCGCTGTCCCTATCGGGGGTAGCGGCATTAAGCGCAGAGTACCCGCTAGCCTTTGAACTATTTAAGGCCTTAGGCGCCATTTATTTACTTTACCTAGGTTGGCAAAGCTGGCATCAGGGCCAAGTGAACATGAGTACGGAACCACAGGCGTATATTGTGCCGGTGCCGAAACGCATGTATCGACTGGGCTTGGCCGTGTCGCTGTCCAATCCTAAGGCGATTATTTTTTTTGCGGCCTTTTTGCCCAAATTTATCAACCACGACGCGCCACTTATGGCACAATATAGCGTCTTGCTGTTGACATTTTTTATTGTTGAAACCACTTGGCAACTGGTGTACGCCAGTAGCGGTAAAGCCTTATCGGCGTGGTTGTTACGAGGGCGTCGATGGCAATGGTTTAACCGTGCGTGCGCGCTGTTGTTCGCGTTAGTGGGCTGTACAATATTATGGGATGTTTTACATAAGTGGATGGGTTCATGA
- the rhtA gene encoding threonine/homoserine exporter RhtA, producing the protein MTATKQAIWFPIAILMTAMLSIQSGALLAKSLFPVIGAHGVTALRLSIASVMLAVVFKPWRIKLRGVDKKPLLIYGLSLGGMNFLFYQSLNTVPLGVAVALEFTGPLAVAMFSARRPIDFLWVLLVVVGLYYLLPLGNAQEADLVGCLYALGAGVCWAVYIIFGQKAGHMHGPSAVAVGSLIGALIFFPVGFVNNGLALFDGAILPTAVAVAIMSTAVPYTLEMMALTRLPAKTFGTLMSLEPAVAAILGLVFLQEYLSFGQWLALAAVICASAGAAATIQPKPIKKAKAST; encoded by the coding sequence ATGACCGCTACCAAACAAGCCATCTGGTTTCCCATTGCTATTTTAATGACGGCAATGCTGTCGATACAATCAGGCGCCCTACTCGCTAAGAGCTTATTCCCCGTCATTGGGGCGCATGGCGTGACGGCCTTGCGCCTGTCTATTGCCAGCGTGATGCTGGCGGTGGTGTTTAAGCCCTGGCGTATTAAACTACGGGGTGTGGATAAAAAACCTTTGTTGATCTATGGCTTATCTTTGGGCGGAATGAATTTTTTGTTTTATCAATCGCTCAATACCGTCCCTTTGGGCGTCGCAGTGGCTTTGGAATTTACCGGGCCGTTGGCGGTGGCGATGTTTTCTGCTCGGCGTCCGATCGACTTTTTATGGGTGCTGTTGGTGGTGGTGGGCCTCTATTATTTATTGCCATTGGGTAATGCCCAAGAGGCCGATCTTGTCGGTTGCCTCTATGCGTTGGGTGCGGGCGTTTGTTGGGCGGTATACATTATTTTTGGCCAAAAGGCAGGCCACATGCATGGTCCGAGCGCGGTGGCGGTCGGTAGCTTGATTGGTGCGTTAATCTTTTTTCCAGTGGGCTTTGTGAATAATGGCTTGGCGCTGTTTGATGGTGCAATTTTGCCTACGGCGGTGGCCGTGGCGATTATGTCGACGGCGGTGCCTTACACTTTAGAAATGATGGCGTTGACGCGACTGCCAGCCAAAACGTTTGGCACGCTGATGAGCTTAGAGCCGGCGGTGGCGGCCATCTTGGGCTTGGTGTTTCTACAAGAGTATCTGTCCTTTGGTCAGTGGCTGGCTTTGGCGGCGGTGATTTGCGCTTCTGCTGGTGCGGCGGCGACGATTCAGCCTAAGCCGATTAAGAAGGCAAAGGCTTCTACTTAA